The Agelaius phoeniceus isolate bAgePho1 chromosome 2, bAgePho1.hap1, whole genome shotgun sequence region GAACAGGTAAAAACTAAATATACTTTAtactaatatatatatacatatatatatatcctaATTTTATCTTCCTAATTCTGGAGAGATCCTGAGCGTGCTACACTCCCAGTGCTAGAGAAGTCTCCTTGTATTCTgtgcaaaagcaaacaaaagtaCCAAGCCTTACAGGTAACTGGATACCATCATATTACAGGTAAAGGTTTCACAGGatcaaagcagcaccactgcaaTAAGGAAATACTTTGAGGTTAAAAGTATCCCCCATTCCTATGTCTGAGAGGAACAGAATTGTCAGACCAACAGGCATAAAACTTAAGTGTTTTCATCTTAAAGACAGGCCTAAGTTCTTGCCTCTGCCTTCTCAATGTTTAAACTCTGTGTCAGGTCAGCAGCACGGGCTGAGGGCAGGTGACACAGCCTTTGGGCTGGGGCAGTTCCTGCAGCAGAACAGACCCATGCCTCATGGTGTTAAatcagctcagctgctcctgtgctgccttGCACTGTGGATGCTTCCACCACCTGTGCTGCAAGGCCTGTATTTATTTACCAAGTACTAGTGCCAACAGTTTTCCTCAAATTACATGCTATCCTTTTTAGCCATTCTGTTcaacagattttattttgaaagaattAGTATTTACAACAGTTGCTGAAGTagctgaaataaaaaacaagtCCAAGGATGAAGGATCAGCTTTTTTTCTCAGTCTGCTTCTCTGTCTGCCCTCCTTCCACAATTTCCCAGGTTgaaacagcagctctgtcctgtAAGAGAAAGTAAGCAGGTCAGTCCAGCCCAAGTGGATCACAGGTTTTTTAACCAAGATTCACTCAGCAAAGCTGTTCATTCAATTGAGCAAAAGAGGTGGGAATATAATCTCACAGGAATGCCACTGCTACTAATAATGCTCAGAGTTTGAAACAAAACTAGACAATTTTTCCTAGCTCAGAGGGAAGAAATACAGAGTAGAAATGTCACCTCTTCAGCATGGAATGCTGCAGGGGAGTGCAGCCTCTCACATGAGTAGCTACACTCAACTCATGCAATTGTATTTTCAAGTCTCAATGGCTCATGTTTCTTCAATACATATGAATGTACTGCTGACCATGTCTGATCTGAACTCAGGACAGAAGCCTGTTGATTTTAATCTATCTAATGTGATACTGTAATATTTCTGAAAGGCAATATTACAGCTAAATTGAACATTCTATTTAGAACCAGCTGTTTGCAATGGTTGAAAATTAAAGTTAATCTGAACATTGACACACAATGATGTTCCATGAGTGCTGACTCATGAGAGCAGCTGGAATTGTTGAATCTTTTTTTacatgaaaatgaaaactttttgaTGCCTAAATACATTTCACTTGGTAGCACAGCTTCCAAGCATGCCACAATGACAAGAAAAGacacatggatttttttaatcagtCTGTTGCAAGATATGTAACTTCAGCCAACATCCTTTGCAATGAGCAACCTGACAGAAGAAACCAGACTAGGGAAATCACAAGCTAGAACCTGAAAGAGGAACTACCCTTTCTACAAAGCtgatttttaagaaaattagGCTTCTATTCAAGCCACCCCTTTCCTGCCCTGCCTCCAACCAGGGGGGTCCCAGTCTGCACTGGATGGAGCTGAAGCTTGTCTGCTTCAtctgttctgctgcttttccacctGCACATGGACTTCAGAAGTCGCTGCCTTGCTTGAGCCTCACGTGACAGAGGGCAGTGTGTTGGCATTAATGCATGAACAGTGTGAggctcaaaacattttgtgGAAATGAGGGGCTGGGCAGAAATGAGAAATTCACATAACTTCCTCAAGCAATTATTAGGCAAGCAGGACCCCTGTTAGGTGCTGTTTTACCAGGACATTTTTGGCAtcagctgccccagccaggcagACTCATGCTGAGCAAGAGGGTGGGTAGAGTCCTGCTTTGTGTAGGCTGTGTCTCCTTGCACACATGATTTAGTGAGCCTGTGTGAGTAATTGCAGAGCTGCATCACTCAGCTTGCAGGACTCTTTGGGATCTGCAAAAGCAAGGTGTAAGCTAACTTCACAACACACCTTCAGACACTTCCACAGTATCAGCAAAAAAAGCAGGAGTTCAGCTTTGGATgcttgctctgtgtgtgctcctaAGTGCATTTGTGCTTTGTCTTCTGGAGCAATCTAGTCTGGGTCAAATTATGTTGAGCTTCAtgttattaaatttttttttaatgaatggaATGGTTTGAATCCTGGCTCATTTGTGGGGTTTTCAAATGTAAATCtccttaaaaacaaaccaaaacagatcTGCAAAAGGATGGAGGTGGAGCTGCAGCATTTTCCCAATAGATGAAAAGGCAGGCTGCTTCTCCAAGACTTTGTCTCAGCGCAGTTGTTTGGATTTGCAACTTGCTTGGCAGGTGAGTGTAGTGGGATTTACAAACAAGTTAAAGGAAGCAGATGTTGCAGTTTCCTTCCTCAGCTGCAGctcaccaccaccagcaccacgCCCTGGCCCTCACCCCGGATTGTGCTGGCATGTTCGCTGCCCCCCAAGAGAGCAGAGCGCCGACCGCGCTGCGCTCCAACAGGAGCGGTGACCAGTGACAGCCCTCAGGCTCAGCAGCTGGAGCATGTGTGCTGCCACTCCCTGATGTCACTGTGCTTTCCATCCTCCCACTGGCAGAACTATGGAACCAGACCTGCCAGCATCCattcccaaggaaaggaaaaatggaCAGTATAAACTGGATGGAGGGAGAGAATGCAAAGGATTATTCTGCACTCAAGGAGCAACACTGACCCTCGCCTCACAGAGGCAAGAAGGGCAATGACCAGAGGAACTGGAAGAAGCAGCACTTAAGGAAATAATGCAGGTCCTTGGAACCAGGAGAAGGCAGTAATGCCATAGAGGGTCTTCTCCCAAGCCAGAGATGCCGTTGAGATAATGGAAAAGAACAGTGGCATTAGGTGTAGGCTAAAAGTAGAAAGCAGGATTGAGAGAGGAGTGGTACAGGAATTGGGCAGAGTCTCCATGGCTCAGGAACAATTGGAAATGAAGCTGCTGAAGATGGAAGAGACTTTCTCATGAAGACTTATTTTTGGTGGGAAGTGTGGGCTAGGTAGAAGGAAGGCATTATTTTCACAAGTCATCTTGCTTTACTTTCCAGTTCCTTTGCAATCTTTAAAGCTGCACACATTACTCACACCCTTCCTTCTGGACTGAACTTGGGCAACTTAGAGATTTCTGAATATTATGAGATTATTAGTGGCTTGCATGGAAACACAACAACAAGGCTGAGGGGAAGCAGAAGAGAAGGCAGCAGAAGAGAAGTATAGCCAAACAAGGACTTGACTTCCACCTCCTGCTACTGCAGtcacacagggagcagggcaccACACCACAAGCTGCTGAAGGGGAATGAAGGACAAAAATATGTGTTATCTTAAAAAGTGATTGAGAGTCACTGTCTTCTACCTTGATGTGGATTCCAAAGGCAGCAAGGTCTCCACGCAGACTGTCACAAGCCTCCAAGAGGGGCTTTCTCTCCTGCATTAACtgcttcctcttttccttctgctcctgTTTGGatccctgggctcctgcagcaccctcCACTGGCGCAGCGTCCGCTGCTTCAGGCAGAGCCAGCGCGTAATGCCGGACCTTGGAGCGGAACCTCACCAGCTCTTCAATGACATTGGAGAGCACTGCAGACTTGTCTCCTCCCACAGCCGCCTAGAAATCAAACAGACGGCTTTACAAACatctgagattaaaaaaatcaacctcATCTCCATAGCAATGTGAGACTTTATCACCTCTCTTGGTTGTGCATCTTCCATATATTGGTAGGGTTAAAATGTCACTGTCTCACTAACGCTGGACAAAAAGTTACAGTGGAGTCACACTTGGAAGTAATTCAGCATATTCCTGCACAAGAAAGCATTTACCTTGGAGCAGAGTGCTCTCACATGAACACAACACACAGCAGAACTCATCTCCACCCCGGATACGCCAGAAACGTACATAACTTAAAAAGGGATCTGATAAGTTAATGTAAAGAAAGGCCTGGCAACAGGAATCCAAAACAGCAAGGGAAGCCTAGCCACCAGCTCAGACAGCTCCTTGGCTGTAGAAGTCCAAAGACAGAGAATACATCAGCCCCTTACTCTGTCTGAGCTCCAGACCTCCTTCAGGAAACACAAACCAGGAAAAGTAAGTATTTTGCCTTTAAGTCTCCAGTCCATCCTATCCTTTCTCCCTTCATCTTTAGAAACCCTTCCCAAATCCACAGAACTTTCATCTGATCCACATTACCCAAAGTTTCAGCCACTCAAAAAAAGctgagagaagcagcagctaCTGCACACAGGGCATGGATATTTCCTGGCTGCAGCCaagccccttcctcccctcagCCACTTCCAAGCTTCCCTGGCCTCCTTTGGCTTGGCAGGAGTCTCACTGATCAATGCTCAGCAAAGGAACAGACTCAGTCCTGCTCCAACAGCTGCCAGGATGGGAGCTTGGCAGTCAGCTGAAGAGGAAGGCCACtcctcagcactggcacagccaggctcctGGTCTTGCTCTTGGCAGAGACACCATCCCTGTTTCTCATTAGAGGCAAACTCCcaaggggaggaaaaggaaaaacctCCAAGAAACAAGAGAACCTCACCGTGGTGTTTTATCACTAGGACACGAGAGTGGGAGCACAAAGCACACCAAGGCCATGGGCAAAGCTCCTGGCAGCAACATCATCTGGGAGCAGAAGGGCTGCTGAGTAATTAAAGTCAGAAGGGTCTGGGTTTAGTCACCAAACAGCAGGATGGAAATGAAAGGGAGCAGAGCTTCAGAGGTCACAGACAaaaaagaggagcaggaggaggaagtgagAGGGAAGCTATTGAAGATAAGAGTGTGAAATGCAGTGAATTCCTCAAGCTTTCAAAACATGTAACCATACTAAAGAAGTTTAAGAGATTGAAAAAGGTAATAAATCTAAGTGTCAGAAACACTCCACAGTAACCTGTGGCAGGATAAATAGTTAAATACAGAAGGGAAAGCCACAATGGCTTTGGGAGCAAGAAACATGCCTCTAGAAACACCACTGAAAGAGGTCAAACCAGGCTCCTACTGGAGTGAGAGCCTTCAAAAGGAAGAACAGCTTTAGGAGATGAACCAGTCTGCCACATAAAACAGCCTCTCAGGGCTGATCTCAAATTTCTGGCCCTTTCTTACTCCACAGACTGgccccagctgcacctgcaATACACTCAGGACTGCACTCTTTGGGAGAGCAAAAGCTTCCCAGCTCTAAAACAGGCACAATGGCTTTCACTCATCACCCTTCcacatggatccatcttacCTCCCTGTGGATAAGATCTTCTCTTGCCAatgcagagagagagacaggctCTCTTATTAATACAGCCACTAGACTGAGATGAGCCATTCCTTAGCATCCCCACTGATACTTCAGAAGCACAGGCAGCTACATTAGGCTGATTAGCTGAGATGAATCCCAGCTCAGGAGCAAGACAGACCCACAGGCTACATGCAAACATCCAAACAAGGGGGCCCAAACACTGCTGCCTGTATCCTCTGCACTGTCAGCAAGCAGTGTCCAggccaggcagccctctccCACACGTGGCAGCACCCACTGTGGTCAGGGACTGCTCCTGGCAAGCTGCATGCCTGGGGCTACCTGGCTAAGAGGCATGAAAGGCTGGATGCTGAGCTGTTCTGGCTGGTCTCAGAGTCAGGGAGCAACTCCTACACCATTTTATTTACTAAACTGTGGTAGCCCATGGACCTTTCTGATGAAGATTTAGACAGATTCCTTTACTGCAAGGTGAAAGAGCAGAGGAACAGAGAGGAGTCTGATGAGCTGCTCCTTTCTTCCTGCTTATCTCAGACCAGCATCTTCTGCTGATCCTCCTGCCACACAGAGAAAGGGACTAGCACAGCCTAAAACAAAGAGAAGCATTCAGATACTTGTTTCAGCAAAAATATAGGTGCAACAGATGCCTGCATATAGACAGCCCAGAATCTGGAGGAATGACTTTGCCATCCAGCTaacaaaaaaatgtaaatgttcAGTATGCCACTAAAAATTAACATGCAAACTATGGGCTGTGAGGAGTAACACACAGCCAAATCACATCCAGACactgttttgaaagaaattttGTGAGAAAATCCATGGAGGCAAactaaataaaaacatttaccACTATACTGCCTGATTTTCAAAGGATGAATAATGTTACATTTTCTTACTCTCTtgtccccctccccaaaataaCTGTTCTGTTTTGCAGAACAGTTTCTCTACAGAAAGTTTTCCACTGCTTTGCATTCAGCTGCATATttgagcaggagaggagcaaaGAACACCCTGCTATTCTCCAACACCTTGTGTCATTTTAAATGCTTCCATACATTGGGATATCACCCCCATATTGATGACTCTTCTTCCCATTCAGTACTTTGCTTTGAGCtgttctctcctttttttttcctctccccatTCCTATCTTTCCAAGAACTAGTTATGTAAGCTCATTGTCCTCCCCTCCCCACATCCCCCCCATGGCtcaaggcagagcagccccttcccctggCTTTCTGCAGAGGAGTGGGACCCCTCACAACTGCAAATATTCACACAGCTATCAAAGCCACCCTGGATGCAACCAtcaggaagaagaggaaaagctgagcaAAGCCAGACATAACAGGACGATGCAAATGCCTCCAATGCTAactttttcttgtttcattCCTCAGTCTTTCATTTCCACAGCAAAAGTGGTGGTGCAGAAGTCACATGGGAACACCTCCAAGAACTAAAAAGGCCCCATTTTGTTCCACCTGCTCGTACACTCTCCTAAAACATCAGAGGAGAAAGTGCAAGCAGTGCAGAAAGGTTTACTAAAACCATAAATAACTTTGTTACATCCCATGCTTTCAGAAAGCACTCtatgaaacactggggctgctACCATATCCTCGAACACATAGAAGAGATATTTCATTACCTGTCTTTCCTCAAAGGACATCCCAAGGGCACTGAAAAAGCCTTCAATATAGGAAATAATGCTTCCATACACAACAGAGCTTCTAGGAGATCCAGCATCCTGTTAAGAAAACACTCAAAAGAGATTGTCCAGTCAATACATATTACAGAGCCCAGCATCTCTCTGCAGCTTAGTCCACAAGGGAAAACTACTACTAATTATAAAGATCTACCTCTATCAGGAACACCTGCCCAGACAAGCAATCTTACAGAGATACAAAAGCACCTCACAGCACAAAGGGAAGGGATTTAAGTAagcaagggaagggaagagctgATCACCAGCCTGTGCAGCAAGAAGAGATGTGAGAAGCTGCCACACATTACACGTGTGCAGTAAATTAGAACTAAAAATAGCACTTTGGGCATGAAAGGGCTGTGTGtatggaaacaaaataaaaagaacaaaatccCACATTCATGGACACCTGTAATATAAAAGATTAAAACCAAATTCTTTGAGTATCTTATTGATTTGATCCATGTGGAGGCCGCTTTGAGATAGTGTATGGCATTTTGTCATGCCCTGGTAGCAGCAGCAATCAGCAGCAGCAATACAATAAGGATTAAATGACAGACTGAGGAGCCATTTAAGAGACTAACCCCTGTCTAAAAAATAAGAGTGATGACATGCACAAGCTAATCAGCAGCTGGTACTGGATTTTATCTGACATCTTCACTAAGGCCTGAGATAAGCTATAGTCTAAAATGTATAGGAAGGTCtgaactgggaggagctggagcaagCCACTGGGAGAAAGGAGCAGGAGTGTGCCATCTAAGGTGGGAAATGCTTAGCAGGAAGGCTAAAGAGAGGAATAAGTAGTTATGTGGATTTACTCACAGTTCTTAAGGAATTTTACTTTACTACATATGTAATGAAGAGGGAACACTCCAGACAGCTGGGATGTACCCAGAAAAGCTCCACCACCTCAACCAGAAATCCAAGTCAGCTGCCCCACAaatatcccatcccattctCAACAAAACAACTGACAGGAGGAATTCAGGGGGAACAAGCAGTGACTGACAAAATGGGGGTAGTTGTATCTAGGAGTGGCAATGCCATTACAGATCCCTGCTGCAGAGTGTTTCAGGTCAGGAATTCACTCAGATTGTAAAGATCATTTGTAATGATAAGGCTAAGGCTAATCTGTAAAGATTTGCTTATTTGTAAAGATAAGGCTAAGGACAAAATGGAAAGCCAATGCCAAAACCAGACCAGAGTGAGGCAAGATTCTAAACCAACAGGTTAATTCTCCCTTAAAACCAGTTATTATCACGTACACAACATTTCTTTCACTGCACACACATGGTGAACATGATGACACCAGTACTCAAAGAGCACAGCAACAAGGCTGAGGTGCTTGCCTTGAGTGATAAAGGGAGCTGTGGGTAAATGGAGAACCCAGAAGTGCTTCAGACAGTGTTTATTGCTCAGATCTTGTCCTTACCAGATTCTTTATTTGAGTCAGTATGAGAGATCTTAACAGGGTCTTAATTTGCCAAAAGCCATCTGAAGACAGACTCATGCTGATGCCAGTTACAGAAGACAGCAGAAGCCACTCAGTCCCCAGCACTGAACTCACCACCAAGACTGTCCAgtgcacctggggctgctggccaAAGCCCCTGCAGCAACCACCCCACACCCTTCCCAGTTTAGCTTAATTTCTGTGCATGGGTATTAAGCAAAGAAGCAGTGTAAGAACAGAGAACCAGCACTAAAATTAGCAGCAGGTCACAACAGCCTCAGGACTTCCAAAAGCCTTAGGTATAAGCAATACAGGGTAGCAGGAAAGAAACATCCTCTGGACACAACAGAGCACAAAACAatagccatgcacaattcctgTGATAGGGTCAGGACAAATGGGCTCCATTAAGGTCAAAAATTTATGGAGCTTTGTTTCTGCTGGTTTCTTATGTGAACAATAAACTAATCTGTCTGCATTAAGCAGTAGGACAGTGGACAGCTGTCATTTTCTGATCTCTGTATCCTAATGGGTTACCTTAGTAACAGCCTTAAGCTGTCTGTTGCCATGGTGAATGAGGTCCATAATTGCTGCAACAGCCCTGGAGGTGTCAAAGTCATCTGCAAACGCAGCCTTCACGGTTACTTTTGTGTTGGCTAGCCTTCAAGAAGAAAAGGTAACATTTAAGATAAGACAAACAAGATGCCAGCAGTATTCATCAGCCATTCAGCCAGAGGGAGTCACTGAAAGGACACTGCCATCTCCTTCCCAGCTGTCCTGTGATGGGCAGTGCTGCACTCATCAGGGAGAATACATCTTTCTGCTGTGAAGGGAAAAATTTGATGCATGTCAAAATCCTAATGCTACAGCCATTCAATAAATATACATGGCTAATCAGAGGGGCCAACAACAACACAGCAAAGTTTGCCTTAAATCATTTAAAAACAGATGGAAAATGAGACTGATATTAAGCATATCAAAGATCTTACTgagttctgttttttttttttccagcagtccATTAATCATGCTAACAGCATGCTTCTCTTCCAAAGACACATCACAGGCAGCTCTCCAGTGCCTGGCAAGGAAGCTGTCCTGGGGCTGGCCAGAACCAAGCACTGCCTCCTCATTTCCCaggagagcccagccccagtcccaagGGATTGCACTCACCATGGCCCAGATGGAAGGGTCCAGTGGGACCATTTGTGTAGCAGTGCCAAAAGCCAGTGGGCAACCAGCACTGATCAGCACAGAACCAGCAGGTGCAGCCACTTGGAGAGGAAGatgagagagcagcagggataAATGGGGAGCCACAAACAGCTGCTGGCAGAGTGCTCCCACACACAGCCAGGTGAACCAGAGCTTGACAGCACTGCCCCAAGGATGCCATTTCCCAAAACAGTGCAAGGAACAGGGGAACCTCAAGCTGTCCTAGCATCTCTGGGGCTCTCCTGAGCCTTATTTTACCTGTTTTTGTACTTTTTCGCCTGGAATACCTACTCCCCTCAGATACTGGATGACTGCTGTTCTAATTCATTCTTCCCAACACTTTTCCCTGCAACCTTACCCCTCTCCACTGAGTATCTAACACTTCCCTAATTATgagctttgtttcattttggttgTTTTTACACCTAGGAATACACAAGTTGTGCCCTCCCACACATCCCCTACTGATTATCCATTTCAAGTTCCTCACACCTCTCAGCTTTATCTTGCACCAACAGatctcctgcagcctcctgctgaAGGATTTGCTTTTGCCAAATACCACAGCTAATTAATGCAACTCCACTTTCCTGTAATGTGCTCCAGTGCCCCTTGCAACCCTCAGTCAGTGCAGGCACAAGCTTCCCCCCCAACAGTGAGGTGCCTGAGCCACAAGAAGCTGCCTCTCACctccacagcacaggctgtctCCCCTCTGactgtgcagcccagggctgcctgcactAACCTTGCTTCAGGGCACTCAGTGCCCTCCTACCCTGACTCTGTGATCTGCTCTCAGCTTTGCACACAGCACATCTCAGTCCTGAAGATAATCTGGTTTTCATAATGGACTCCCAAGGATTCTCCTCAGCATTGTCAAGGTCACAACAATTGGAATTGCTTCCTGCCCTGTGAcacccctgcccatggccaaTCTCTCAGTAGCCCCTCTGCAGCACACCACAGTGCCAGCCAGCCTGATTACAAATCCAGGTGCCCAAGGTGTGTCACTCTCCATTCATcctctttcttctccaggcaccacagcccagctctgcttaCAACTGGGGAGCCTCACAACTGCCACAGCTTTGCCTCCTACATCACCCACGAGGGGCCAAGACTGTGTTAGGACAGGCACACCAGAAAAGTAACACAGATCTTAAAACCACAGTGAACTGAGGATAGCAGACTAAGAGCAAAAACAGCTGGCTagaaagagaattttttaaaaacctgcCCTTGtttttgggctgggagggaggacTGCTGCTTAGTCCTTCTTGTCCTGCTTCTTAAACAGGAGTCTGTCAGCCAACTACTGCTCACATAATCACAATCTTTTAAGATACAGGAAGTGCACTTACCTTTCCCACAATATGTCTTCTCTAACAGGGTCACACACCAGCTGTCCTTTTATATAAGCATTTGCATCTCTAATAAATGAGGAGATTGCCTGAAGAAGGTTCTTTGCATCTTCCATGCTCTCCTCACTAAATTCTACtgctaagaaaaaagaaatcaaggcATTATGATGGAGAAAATGTTGTCTGTCATACATAGGAATAATTTGGAGACAAAGGAGAAGTTTGTTACTATTTGCATAGCAAACTTCTTACAATTAATTGCACATTTAATTAAAAGCTCCATTCTTCATGCACACCAGGAGGATTAAATCAATATAAAAGACAATCACTACATATGACAAAGTATAACCTACTGGAACACTTATCAAACTGATTCAAAAAGTTGAATCTGGAAGTTTACTGAAGCAATCACTCTTtaacttgaatttttttccatttttgaatTTCTCTGCAAAATTATCAATTCAAAGCAGCAGGATTTAATATACTTCTAAGTGTTCTAGTAATGGCAACATGTATCTCTAATTTTGTGCCAATTCTAATTTAGGTAGGCACAATCTGTATTTGGAGATGTCCAAAGAAGCCTAACCCTCACTAGCAACTCTGCTTAAAGGGCTGCTTCACCAGCATCTAAAATCTAGATGAACCCAAAATTTGTGGTCTAGCTCCTGAACAATTCCCTCACATCAAAGCTAAACTGACCACACCACTTTGAGAAAGCTATTTTTAGAGAAAATACAAATTGCTTAAATTCACAAGGGCATGTCTAGGGTGGGATTCA contains the following coding sequences:
- the CARS2 gene encoding putative cysteine--tRNA ligase, mitochondrial isoform X4 — translated: MNISPVALARIYEEDFKQDMAALKVLPPTVYMRVTDNIPQIISFIKTIISSGQAYATSQGNVYFDVNSWGKRYGVLTAINPDTQDEAADSDKRHGKDFALWKAAKPQELSWNSPWGKGRPGWHIECSTISSAVFGKQLDIHTGGIDLAFPHHENEIAQCEVYHQCEQWGNYFLHSGHLHVKGSEEKMSKSLKNYITIKDFLKRCSSDQFRMFCLRGRYSSAVEFSEESMEDAKNLLQAISSFIRDANAYIKGQLVCDPVREDILWERLANTKVTVKAAFADDFDTSRAVAAIMDLIHHGNRQLKAVTKDAGSPRSSVVYGSIISYIEGFFSALGMSFEERQAAVGGDKSAVLSNVIEELVRFRSKVRHYALALPEAADAAPVEGAAGAQGSKQEQKEKRKQLMQERKPLLEACDSLRGDLAAFGIHIKDRAAVSTWEIVEGGQTEKQTEKKS